DNA from Gemmatimonadaceae bacterium:
GCTCAGCGTGAGGCTCCGGCGTTGCTACGGGTGCCGTGACGACTTCGGCCGGCGGCGGTGCGACGGCCTCCACGGTGACGCGCTCAGGCGCTTCCTCCGTCGGGGCGTCAAACGGTGCGGGCACGTCATCATCGGCGACGACGACTTCCGCTTCTGCCGGCGGGAGGTCGGCGGCCTTTCGGCGCCTCACACTCCCGCGCGCCGCGGCGGGCGCTTCGGCAGCCGCAGCCGGCTCGACAGCAGGCGTACCGCGCCGGCGACCGGTGCGCGTGGGCGGCGCGCTCGCCGGCTTCTCCTGGCGCGCGCGCTTTTCCCGCTCCCATCGCGCGCGAACCCGCGCGACCTGGTCGTCGGTCAGCAGACTCAAATGACTGCGAACCGGCACATCCATCGCCTTGAGGAGTTGCATCACATCCTCGGCGGAGATGCCGAACTCACCAGCCATGTCGTGTACGCGCAGCTTGCTCAAACGAAGCCTCCTAACGAGTCCTTCGCGGACCCGGTGTCCGTCCTGCCCGTGCGGTAGGGTCCACCAACCTGCGGACCCCGGCCGCCAGCGATGCGTCGGTGATCCCGACGACCGCGGTCGACGCCTTGCCCACCGCCCCACCCAGCGCGTCTGCGGTCGACCCTTCGACCGTCCGAACCCGCCGCGCCTGCAGGAGCGGCAGCACCTTCTCCCGGCTGTGTCGCGATGCGTCTGGTGCAACGATCGCGAGGATCACCTTGTTGCGCCGCACCGCGTCCCGCACGCGATCGACGCCCACCACCACGTTCCGCGCCCTCGCCCCGAGTCCCAGGAGGCCGAGCACCTGACGCTCGACCGCGGGGTCGAGCGCAATCGGTGCGCGCTCAGCCCTCTCCACCACCCTCGTCGCCATCCTCCGTAGTCAGCTCCGAGAGCATGACCATGATGCGATCGGCCTCTTCCGGCGCAATGCCCGGGAGCTTGAGGAAGTCCTCGCGCTCCAGGTCGATGATGTCGTTGAGCGTGCGATAGCCAGCGTCCTCGAGTACCGCCACAGTGGCGGGCGAGAGCCCCTGGATTTCGGAAAGCTTCACGTCGGCACCGCCATCCTGTTCCTCGGGCAGCGGAGCGAAGTTCGGCCCGTCGGCCCGCTCCATCCACTCGCGGCTGGAGTACAGGTCGATCTTCCAGCCCGTGAGCTCCGAGGCAAGCCGCACGTTCTGGCCATTGCGGCCGATCGCCAGCGACAACTGGTCCTCGTCGACGACGGCCTGGATCGTCCGGTTCTCCGGATCCGAAAAGACGCGGGCCACGCGGGCCGGCGCCAGCGCCAGGCGGGCGAACCGCTCCGGATCGTTGGACCAGGGCACGATGTCGATGCGCTCGCCATTCAGCTCGTTGACCACCGCCTGCACACGGGCGCCCTTGAGTCCCACGCAGGCGCCCACGGGATCGATCGATTCGTCGCGCGACCACACAGCGATCTTGGTGCGACTGCCAACCTCCCGGGCCGAGGCACGAATCTCGACGATGCCCTGCTGGATCTCGGGCACCTCGAGCTTGAACAGGGCCTGCACAAAGACCGGATCCCCACGGGTGAGGATCAGGCGCGGGCCCTTGGGCGTCTCCTCGACGCGCTTGAGCACGGCCCGGATCGGATCGCCCTGGTGGAAATGCTCGCGGTGGTTCTGCTCGCGGTAGGGCATGATCGCCTCCGCCTCGCGGAACTTGCTGAGCATGAGCACGAGCTTCCCGCGCTCGATCTGCTGGACCTCGCCGGACAGCAACTCGCCCACGCGCGAGGAGAACTCGTCGCGAATGCGCGTGCGTTCACCCTCGCGCACGCGCTGGATGATGCGCTGCTTGGCCGCCTGCACCGCGCTGCGCCCGAACTCCGAGTAGTCGACGGGAATCTCCATCACGTCGCCCGGCTGGAACTCGGGATCCTCGTATTGCGCCTCCTCCACGGAGACCTCGGCGCCCGGGTCCACGACCTCGGCCACCACGGTCTTGAGGAGCACGATCCGGATCTCGCCGCGGACTTCGTCGATCTCGATCTCGGCCTTGACGTTGGGGCCGTGCTTCTTTGCCAGGGCGGCATGAATGCCGTCCTGGAGGAGTCCGTGCAGTTCCGTGCGGTCGAGCTGCTTGAGGTGCGACAGCTCGCGAATGGCACTCAGGATTTCAGCGGTACCGGTCATGCCAGCATCCTCATGTATTCCACACGAACACGAGCCGCGCCTCCTTGATGTCGGAGAGCGCCACCCGGTGTTCTGTCCCTTTGAGATCGCGAACCACCGCGACCTCGGAGCCTTCTGAACTCTCGATCCCCACCACTTCGACGTCGATCCGTCCGCCCAGCGCAGGACTCAGCACCCGCGCCCGTCGACCTGCGAACCGCCGCCAGTCCGCCGCGTGGCGCAACGGACGCTCCACGCCCGGCGATGACACTTCGAGCACATACGACTCACCCACGAGCCTCGAGCTCTCGAGCCGGGGTTCGAGGGCACGCGACACGTGGGCGCAATCGTCCACCGTGACCTTGGTTCCGTCCCGGCGGTCGATCCGGACGTCGAGCACCGGCCGCCGTGACGTGCCCCCGCGCCTCAGCTCCACGAGATCGAATCCCATCGCGTCAAGCTCTTGTTGGACAAGATCTTCAAGCGCCGGGTTCATATCCCTTCGAGCCCCCCTTAGAACAAAAAAATGCGGGGGAACCTCCCCCACATTTCAACACCCGGTGGCATTCCGGGCGACGCAGCAATGTAGATCACGCGAGACATCCGTGCAAGCCGACGAATCCGCCGCCCCGGACGCGACTGCGCCTCCTAGCGCGTGCGAAGCACGCCGAGCTGGCGCCCGAGGTCACCGCACCGATGCGAGTAGAACCGATCGTTGTCGCACCGGGTGCAGCTCGTGCTCACGCTCACCGCCCTGACGCCCGCGGCGCGCGCGCAGTCGGCAATCAATGCGCGGAGGTCGACGGGCGTTGGCTGCTCAGCTCGGCGACCGGTGAGCCTACTATATACCTCAGGCCCCACCTCGTAGCAGCGCCCGCAGATGCCCGGGCCCGCGTGCACGCGCAGGTCCGCCGCGCGGTACCCCACCGCGTCCAGCGCTGTGATGGCGACCTGAGTTATGCCGGCCGCGGTTCCCTTCCATCCGGAGTGGACGATCGCGCCGACCCCGGCCGGGTGGCCGATGAACACCGGGATGCAGTCCGCCAGCGTGACGGCCATGGCGGTCGAACCGGACCACGCCATGTGGCCGTCGGCCTCGCTCGCGCGCAGGATCCCGGACCACTCGCCGGTGTGGCTCAGCACCTTGACGCCGTGCACCTGGTGCGCCGAAATCAGGCGCTCCGCGCCGAGCGCCTGGGCAAGCGCGATCCAGCGATCCCACACGACCGCGCTTGGCTCGTCGCCGTGCAGCGCGAAACTGCCCGCCTGGCGCTGGGTGGTAAAGGCGACGAGCCCGAGCGCCTCGAAGTCCGGGACGGTCTCGGCGACGGGCAGTGGCGGTCGCGTCACTCAGCGCGCGGGCACTCGCGTGATGCGGGCGCCTAACGCGTTCAGGCGCTCATCCACGCGTTCGTAGCCGCGCTCGATCTGCCCGGCGTTGTTGATGGTGCTGTTTCCGTCGGCGCACAACGCGGCCAGCAGCATGGCCATGCCCGCGCGAATGTCCGGCGACTCCACTTTGGCACCCCGCAGCCTCGACGGCCCGGAGACGATCACGCGGTGCGGATCGCACAGCACGATCCGCGCGCCCATCGAGATGAGCTTGTCGACGAAGAACATCCGCGACTCGAACATCTTCTCGAACATGAGGATCAGGCCCTCGCACTGCGTGGCGGTGACGATGGCGATCGACATGACATCGGCCGGGAACGCGGGCCAGGGCTGGTCCTCGAGCTTGGGGACGTGGCCCCCCAGATCTTCGCGGATGCGGCGACTCTGCTCGGCCGGGACGACCAAGTCCTCGCCATCGATCCGACAGGTGATGCCGAGCCGCTCGAACCCCATGAGAATACTGCGCAGGTGTTCCACGCCCGCCCGCGTGATCCTCAGTTCGGAGCGTGTGACGGCCGCCAGCCCGATGAACGAGCCGACCTCGATGTGGTCAGGCCCGATGCGGTGGGTCGCGGCGCCAAGCGCGGCACCGCCGTGGATGGTGAGCGTGTTGGTGCCGATGCCGTCGATCCGGGCGCCCAGGGCGACGAGGAAGTTGGCGAGATCCTGCACATGCGGTTCACTCGCCGCATTGCGCAGCAGGGTGGTCCCCTCGGCGGCCACGGCCGCCATCAGGGCGTTTTCGGTGGCCGTCACGCTGGGCTCATCGAGAAAGACGTCCGCACCTCGCAGTTTGGGCGCGCGAAACTCGTATCGGTCACCGGCGGAAACCGTGGCGCCGAGCTGTTCGAAGGCAAGGAAGTGCGTGTCGACGCGACGGCGGCCGATCACGTCGCCGCCAGGCGGTGGCAGCACGGCGTGTCCTCGGCGGGCGAGCAGCGGGCCGGCAAGAAGGATCGACGCGCGGATCTTTGCGCAGATCTCCGGATCGAGGTCATCGGAGGTGAGTCGCCGTGCCGCGACGTGCAGCTCGTTGTGGCCCGTCCAGTCGGCCTCGGCGCCGACGCTCCGCACCAGGTCGACGAGCGTTTCGGTGTCGCGAATGCGCGGCACGTTGCGCAGGATCACCGGATGTTCGGTAAGCAGGCACGCCGCAATGATGGGGAGCGCGGCGTTCTTGTTGCCCGCCGGCTCGATGGAGCCCGAGAGCGTGTGGCCGCCTTCGACGATGTATTGAACGGGTGCCATGCGATGCGTGGGAGGTTCGCGAATAATGCCCGGAGGCAGGGGCCGATCTCAAGCGTCTTCCCCGCGTCTCTGCGACCGGCGGCTTCCGGGATATAGATTGCTCGCGTCGTCCGGGAACCTTCCCCACCTCACCTTCGATGCTCCACTCTTTCGACCTGCCCTTCGCCCTCCAGGTGGCCCCCACGGTCCAGCACGTGATCATTGAGCGCACGTGGCTCGACCAGGTGGCTACTGTGGGCCAGAGCCTCGTGTCCCTGCTGGTGCTGTTCATGCTCGTGGCGGCGACGTTCACGCTGTTCGCATTGCGTCGCGCCCTCGACGAGTTGTCGCGACTGGTCAAGTCGACCTCGGCGGACATCACCGGTGCGGTCCACGATGCGCGCGTGGTGGTGGAAGAGATCCGCAACCTGTCGGGCCGCGTGCGCGGCACCGCGGACGTGGTGCGCGCCGGCGTGCGGCGGGCGCGCGGTTTCGTCGAGAAGAAGGTGCGCGAAGACGCGGACGACCCGGACCAGCCGCGCGAGAGAGTGGAGCGTCGCGAACGCGAAGACAGACCGCCACGCGTGTACGAGGAGCAGTCGATGGCGGAGATGAATCGCGACGAGCGCGCGCTCCGCAAGCGACGGCGGCGCCGCCGTGGTGGCGAACGGGGCGAACGGGGCGAGCGGGGTGAGCGCTCGCGCCCGCCTGGCGAGGGCGGGGGCAGCGAGCGTGGCGGTGGAGATGGCGGATCAGGCGAGGGTGGCGAGTAGCGCGTGCGGCTGCTCCTTGCCGCGGTAGCGCTGATCTGCCTGACGCCAGACATCGCCTGGGCGTGGACGCCGGGCACACACGTGTACCTCGGTGACGCGGTTCTCCGCTCGCTCCACCTCCTGCCGGGATCCGTGGCCGAGCTGCTGAACGCGTTTCCGTTCGACTTCCTCTACGGATCGATCGCGGCCGACACCAGCATCGCCAAGAAGTACGCTGCCGCCGGGCGGCACTGTCATTCCTGGAGCGTGGGGATGGAGATTCTCGATCGGGCGCGCGACGAGGCGATGCGCGCCTTCGCGTTCGGATATCTCGCCCACCTGGCGGCCGACGCCATTGCCCACAACTACTTCGTTCCACGACAGCTCGCGGTGACCTCGGCGACCGCCGCCCTGGGGCACAGCTACTGGGAGATCCGCTTCGAGACGCATCTCGGTGACAGCTCCGCGCACCGGGCAAGGGAGCTGATCCTGCTCGATCACTCGCGGGCCGATGGGCACCTCGATCGCATCCTGAGCCCGACGATCTTTTCCACGCCAACCAACCGCCGGATCTTTCGGGGCATGGTGCGCGTGACGGACATGGAGTCGTGGCAACGCGCGTTCCGGCTCGCCAAGGTCCATTCGCGCTTCGACCTGCCGGGGGCGCAGGTGGGGACCTACCTCGACCGTGCCTTCGACTTCATCGTGGACCTGTACCAGCGCATGGACGCCTCCGACCCATGGCAGCTGGACCCGTCCGGAGAAGACCAGCTCCGGCTCGCAAAACGCGTCCGGCGCGAGACGCTGCGGGTTGGGGGCGAAGACGCGCTGCTGGCCGAGGCCGACCGACGGTTCGGCCTGCCGCAGACGCGACTGGCCTTTGCCGGCCACCTGACGCCCCCGCTCTTCCTCGGCGCTGCGGGCCGTTAGGCAGTCTCAGCGCGCCGCACGCTCGCTGACAAGCGCGCTCACGCGACGCGGGTCCGCGCGGCCTCCCGAGGCCTTCATGACGGCACCCACGAGCGGGCCGAGGAGCTTCTTCTCCCCTGCGACAAGGCGACGGACCTCGTCGGGGTGGGCAGCGATCACCGCGTCGACCCACGAAACGAGGGCGCCGTCGTCGCTCACCTGGACGAGTCCCTCGCGCTCGGCCACCATGCGCGAGGAAGCGCCGGGCTCGCGCAGCAGTACGTCAAAGACCTTCCGCGCCGCAGTCCGGCTGAGCGTGCCCGTCTTCACGAGTTCCAGCAGCGAGGCCAGCTCCCCCGGCGGTATCGGGAAGTCGGCGATGAACGCCCGGGACGTGTTGAGCCACGCCAGCACCTCGCCCATGACCCATGTCGCCACAGCCTTGCCGTCGCCGAGCTGCCCCGCGGCGGCCTCGTAGTAGTCGGCCAGCGCCCGGCTCGCCGTCAGCACACCAGCATCGTATTCACTGATGCCAAACGCGCGCTGCAGCCGCTCACGTCGCGCCAGTGGCAGCTCCGGGAGGTCCGACCGTCGCGCCTCGATCCATGCGGCCTCGAGAACCAGCGGGGGCAGGTCCGGCTCCGGAAAGTACCGGTAGTCGTGGCTCTCCTCCTTGGACCTCTGCGGCCGCACCTCGTTGCGCGCCGCGTCCCACAGGAGCGTCTCCGACACCACGCGCTCCCCACGTTCGAGCGTCGCCACCTGGCGCTCGAACTCCACCTCGATCGCCCGCTCGACGGCGGAGAACGAGTTCATGTTCTTGATCTCGGCCTTCATGCCAAGCGTCGCGGCGCCGCGCGGGCGCACACTCACGTTGGCGTCGACCCGAAGGCTTCCCTCCTCCATGTTGGCATCGCTCACCTCGGTGTACTCGAGGATGGCCTTGAGGCGCAGGAGGTATTCGCGTGCGTCAGAGGCGCTGCGAAGGTCGGGGTCGCTTACGATCTCGACGAGGGGAGTGCCGGCGCGATTGAGGTCGATGGCGGAGGCTCCGGGGAAGCGGTCATGGATCGACTTGCCCGCGTCCTCCTCCATGTGAACGCGCGTGATGCCCACCGCCCCACCACCGGGCAGGGGAATGGCGCCACCGGTGGCCAGCGGACGATCGAACTGCGAGATCTGGTAGCCCTTGGGCAGGTCGGGATAGAAGTAATTCTTGCGCGCGAAGAGGGAGACTGGATGCACCGTGCAACCCAGGGCGAGCGACGTCCGCGTCGCCAGTTCCACCGCGCGCTCATTGAGCACCGGCAGCGCTCCCGGGAGCCCGAGGCACACCGGGCACGTGTTGCGATTCGGTGCGTCCCCAAACGACGTGGAGCAACCGCAGAAGATCTTGGTCTGCGTCTTGAGCTGCACGTGCACCTCGAGCCCGACGACGAGCTCCCATCGATCATGCGCGCTCATGCTGCCTCGAGGCGCGCGCGCTCGATGGTGTACCCGGCGGCGAGCATACGCACCTCGTCGAACGGTGCGGCCATCAGCTGCACTCCGATCGGCAAGCCGTCGACGTGCCCCGCCGGCACCGACATGGCCGGCAGGCCGGCGAGGTTCGCGGTGACCGTGAAGATGTCGCTCAGGTACATCTCGTAGGGGTCGCTCATCGCGCCGAGGGCAAACGCCGGCGATGGCGTGGTGGGTGTGAGCAGGACGTGGACCCCTTCGGCAAACACACGCGCGAAGTCGTCAGCGATGAGACGGCGCACCTGCATGGCCTTTCCATAGTACGCGTCGTAGTAGCCGGCAGAGAGCGCGTAGGTGCCGAGCAGGATCCGACGCGTGACTTCGGGCCCGAAGCCGACGGATCGTGTGCCCTCGTACATGCCGCGCAGCCCGCCCGGGCCTTCCACCCGCGCGCCGTACCGCACCCCATCGAACCGCGACAGGTTGGACGATGCCTCGGCGGGGGCGAGCACGTAGTACGCGGGGATGGCGAGGTCCGTGTGCGGGAGCGACACCTCGCGCACCTGCGCACCTTGTTCGCGGAGGTGGTCGAGTGCAACCTCGCATGCTTCGGCGATGCGCGGGTCCAGCGACGCGGGGAAGTACTCGCGTGGCCGTCCAACGACAACGCCAAGGAGCGGCGCGTCCCCGGCCGCACGCAACGACGGTACCGGATGCACGGCGGACGTCGCATCGCGCAGGTCGTGGCCAGCGATCACCTGCAGCCCAAGCGCCGCGTCATCGACCGAGGCGCCGAACACGCCCACCTGATCGAGCGACGAGGCGAATGCCACGAGTCCGTACCGAGAGACGCGTCCGTACGTCGGTTTCACCCCGACCACGCCGCAGAACGCCGCGGGCTGACGTACCGAGCCTCCCGTTTCCGAGCCAAGCGCAATGCGACACAAACCGGCGGCGACAGCCGCGGCGCTCCCGCCTGACGAGCCTCCGGGTACCCGCGTGGGGTCGACAGGGTTGCGCGTGGGTCCGAATGCGCTGTGTTCGGTGGACGAACCCATCGCGAACTCGTCGAGGTTTGTCTTGCCGAGAATCACGGCGCCCTGCGCTCGGAGGCGTCGCACGGCCGTGGCCTCGAACGGACTGACGTAACCCTCGAGCACCCGCGATGCGCAGGTCGTGGGCAGGTGCTCGGTCACCAGGTTGTCCTTGATCGCGACCGGCACGCCGGCCAACGCGCCAGCGACGCCACGCGCGGCATCAGCATCCACCGCCTCAGCCTGCGCCCGCGTCCACGCGCGATCGCAGCCGAGCAGGATGTTGAGTCCGTCGCGGTCGTTCGCGCCGATCATGTCGGCAAGGGCAAACGCTTCATTGGCGGCGACGAGTGCGCTCACCTCGCCGGCCGCGACGCGCTCGCGCTGCGACGCCGCCGATCCCTGTGCCCGATCCGGTGTCACGCGTCCGTGCCCTCATGCGCGGCGAGGCGCGGCACGAGGAAGAACCCGTCGCGCGAGGACGGCGCAAATGCGTCCAGCGGGCAGCGCAATGGATCGGCCGAAGGCTCGTCACTGCGCAGCAGGCGGCTCGCCCCCGGAGGGCCGGCCATGGGCGCGATGCCGGTGGTGTCCACGGCGCGCAGCACCTCCATGTGCGCCAGGATCCCATTGAGCTCCTGCGCGAGGGCCGCGGTGCGCGACGGGTCGAGCCCAAGTCGCGCCAGCGCCGCCACGTGGCGCACGTCACGTTCGTCGACCGACATTCAGTCCATTCCTCGCGTGAGGCTGGCGTGTGCGACGACGAGGCGCTTGCGCCCGACCTCCTCGTCATCGAAATCGATGGTGACCTTGGCATCGCGGCCGTGGCCGGACACTTCGGCGATCGCGCCACCGCCGAACTTTGCATGCTGCACACGCTCGCCAACGACATAGCGCGGCGCGTCCTGCGACTCGTCCTCGATCGTGGGGACGCTGGCCACGCGGACCGGTGACCCCTGCCGTCTCGGTGTGGGAGCGGCTGGCGCGAAGTCGTCATCGAACCAGGGTCGCGCCGCGCGTCCCCAGGAGGCCTCGCCGTCACCAGCGGGCGCCGACGAGCGCAAGCGCGGTGTGGAGCGTGCCACCAGGAGCGCCGGTGGAATCTCCCGGAGAAAACTGGACGGCATTGATGGCATGAACTCGCCGTTTCGCCGGCGCCCACGGGCGTGCGTGATGAACAGCGTATCCTCGGCGCGGGTGATGCCCACATAGAACAAGCGTCGCTCTTCCTCGAGAGCCGAGAGCTGCTCGCGCGAGCGAGCGAGCGGGAAGAGTCCTTCTTCGACGCCGGTCACGTAGACGACGGGGAACTCCAGTCCCTTCGCGTTATGCATCGTCATGAGGGTCACGGCATCGGCACCGGCGGCCAGGCCATCGAGGCCGGTGACGAGCGACGCGCGCTGAAGGAAGAGGTCGAGTGGCGTGAGTCCGACTTCCCCTCCCTCATCCACCACGGTCTCCGCGGCGCCCGCCACCAGTTCGCGGACGTTCTCAACGCGTTCGACGCCCTCCGGGCCTTCGGCACGCAGGTGATCCAGGTATCCGACGCTTTCGATGACCTCTCGCAGGACCGCATCGACGGACGCATCCTTTGCCAATTCGCGCACGCGAAGGATGAGGCGGGCAAAGGCCTCGAGTGCGTTGCGCGCGGCCGGGCGAAACGGCGTGACGGCGAACGGATCGAGCGCCATTTCCAGCAGCGGACGTTTGGCGTCGAAAGCCGCGGTGGCCAGGGCTTCGATGGTCGTATCGCCAACCCCCCGTCGGGGCACGGTGACCGCGCGACGAAACGCCTCATCGTCGGCGGGATTCGCGATGAGCTTGAGGTACGCCATCAGGTCGCGGATCTCGCGCCGATCGTAGAAGCGCACGGCGCCAACGAGCCGGTACGGCATGCCCTGACGCCGCAGCGACTCTTCCATCGCGCGGCTCTGCGCATTGGTGCGGTAGAGGATCGCAAAGTCGCGGAGCGGCCGACTTCGTGAGGCGTA
Protein-coding regions in this window:
- a CDS encoding ribosomal L7Ae/L30e/S12e/Gadd45 family protein, which codes for MATRVVERAERAPIALDPAVERQVLGLLGLGARARNVVVGVDRVRDAVRRNKVILAIVAPDASRHSREKVLPLLQARRVRTVEGSTADALGGAVGKASTAVVGITDASLAAGVRRLVDPTARAGRTPGPRRTR
- a CDS encoding polyphenol oxidase family protein, whose translation is MTRPPLPVAETVPDFEALGLVAFTTQRQAGSFALHGDEPSAVVWDRWIALAQALGAERLISAHQVHGVKVLSHTGEWSGILRASEADGHMAWSGSTAMAVTLADCIPVFIGHPAGVGAIVHSGWKGTAAGITQVAITALDAVGYRAADLRVHAGPGICGRCYEVGPEVYSRLTGRRAEQPTPVDLRALIADCARAAGVRAVSVSTSCTRCDNDRFYSHRCGDLGRQLGVLRTR
- the nusA gene encoding transcription termination factor NusA, producing the protein MTGTAEILSAIRELSHLKQLDRTELHGLLQDGIHAALAKKHGPNVKAEIEIDEVRGEIRIVLLKTVVAEVVDPGAEVSVEEAQYEDPEFQPGDVMEIPVDYSEFGRSAVQAAKQRIIQRVREGERTRIRDEFSSRVGELLSGEVQQIERGKLVLMLSKFREAEAIMPYREQNHREHFHQGDPIRAVLKRVEETPKGPRLILTRGDPVFVQALFKLEVPEIQQGIVEIRASAREVGSRTKIAVWSRDESIDPVGACVGLKGARVQAVVNELNGERIDIVPWSNDPERFARLALAPARVARVFSDPENRTIQAVVDEDQLSLAIGRNGQNVRLASELTGWKIDLYSSREWMERADGPNFAPLPEEQDGGADVKLSEIQGLSPATVAVLEDAGYRTLNDIIDLEREDFLKLPGIAPEEADRIMVMLSELTTEDGDEGGGEG
- a CDS encoding UvrD-helicase domain-containing protein; this translates as MTVAPPRETSYLDGLNPAQREAVLYGDGALLVLAGAGSGKTRVLTTRIAHLIRQRGVHPGSVLAVTFTNKAANEMKGRIGRLLGRDPVGMWCGTFHSVGARLVRNYASLVGRTSSFTIYDEDDTLGAIKRIMERLRIAPKERPPQAIAHAMSDAMNRLVSPEAFATSAADPFSRDVAAVYRELEPAMRQANAVTFDHLLTLPVELLTRHDHVLHAIRERFRYILIDEYQDTNSAQYQFAVQVAGPRGNLVVVGDDDQSIYGWRGADVRNILDFEHDFPGAHVVRLEENYRSTPQILAVANCAILANTERRGKTLRTTRAAGDAVVTVACLDERDEADFVMGDIQARRYASRSRPLRDFAILYRTNAQSRAMEESLRRQGMPYRLVGAVRFYDRREIRDLMAYLKLIANPADDEAFRRAVTVPRRGVGDTTIEALATAAFDAKRPLLEMALDPFAVTPFRPAARNALEAFARLILRVRELAKDASVDAVLREVIESVGYLDHLRAEGPEGVERVENVRELVAGAAETVVDEGGEVGLTPLDLFLQRASLVTGLDGLAAGADAVTLMTMHNAKGLEFPVVYVTGVEEGLFPLARSREQLSALEEERRLFYVGITRAEDTLFITHARGRRRNGEFMPSMPSSFLREIPPALLVARSTPRLRSSAPAGDGEASWGRAARPWFDDDFAPAAPTPRRQGSPVRVASVPTIEDESQDAPRYVVGERVQHAKFGGGAIAEVSGHGRDAKVTIDFDDEEVGRKRLVVAHASLTRGMD
- the gatA gene encoding Asp-tRNA(Asn)/Glu-tRNA(Gln) amidotransferase subunit GatA, which encodes MIGANDRDGLNILLGCDRAWTRAQAEAVDADAARGVAGALAGVPVAIKDNLVTEHLPTTCASRVLEGYVSPFEATAVRRLRAQGAVILGKTNLDEFAMGSSTEHSAFGPTRNPVDPTRVPGGSSGGSAAAVAAGLCRIALGSETGGSVRQPAAFCGVVGVKPTYGRVSRYGLVAFASSLDQVGVFGASVDDAALGLQVIAGHDLRDATSAVHPVPSLRAAGDAPLLGVVVGRPREYFPASLDPRIAEACEVALDHLREQGAQVREVSLPHTDLAIPAYYVLAPAEASSNLSRFDGVRYGARVEGPGGLRGMYEGTRSVGFGPEVTRRILLGTYALSAGYYDAYYGKAMQVRRLIADDFARVFAEGVHVLLTPTTPSPAFALGAMSDPYEMYLSDIFTVTANLAGLPAMSVPAGHVDGLPIGVQLMAAPFDEVRMLAAGYTIERARLEAA
- a CDS encoding zinc dependent phospholipase C family protein, which encodes MRLLLAAVALICLTPDIAWAWTPGTHVYLGDAVLRSLHLLPGSVAELLNAFPFDFLYGSIAADTSIAKKYAAAGRHCHSWSVGMEILDRARDEAMRAFAFGYLAHLAADAIAHNYFVPRQLAVTSATAALGHSYWEIRFETHLGDSSAHRARELILLDHSRADGHLDRILSPTIFSTPTNRRIFRGMVRVTDMESWQRAFRLAKVHSRFDLPGAQVGTYLDRAFDFIVDLYQRMDASDPWQLDPSGEDQLRLAKRVRRETLRVGGEDALLAEADRRFGLPQTRLAFAGHLTPPLFLGAAGR
- the gatB gene encoding Asp-tRNA(Asn)/Glu-tRNA(Gln) amidotransferase subunit GatB; this encodes MSAHDRWELVVGLEVHVQLKTQTKIFCGCSTSFGDAPNRNTCPVCLGLPGALPVLNERAVELATRTSLALGCTVHPVSLFARKNYFYPDLPKGYQISQFDRPLATGGAIPLPGGGAVGITRVHMEEDAGKSIHDRFPGASAIDLNRAGTPLVEIVSDPDLRSASDAREYLLRLKAILEYTEVSDANMEEGSLRVDANVSVRPRGAATLGMKAEIKNMNSFSAVERAIEVEFERQVATLERGERVVSETLLWDAARNEVRPQRSKEESHDYRYFPEPDLPPLVLEAAWIEARRSDLPELPLARRERLQRAFGISEYDAGVLTASRALADYYEAAAGQLGDGKAVATWVMGEVLAWLNTSRAFIADFPIPPGELASLLELVKTGTLSRTAARKVFDVLLREPGASSRMVAEREGLVQVSDDGALVSWVDAVIAAHPDEVRRLVAGEKKLLGPLVGAVMKASGGRADPRRVSALVSERAAR
- the murA gene encoding UDP-N-acetylglucosamine 1-carboxyvinyltransferase, which codes for MAPVQYIVEGGHTLSGSIEPAGNKNAALPIIAACLLTEHPVILRNVPRIRDTETLVDLVRSVGAEADWTGHNELHVAARRLTSDDLDPEICAKIRASILLAGPLLARRGHAVLPPPGGDVIGRRRVDTHFLAFEQLGATVSAGDRYEFRAPKLRGADVFLDEPSVTATENALMAAVAAEGTTLLRNAASEPHVQDLANFLVALGARIDGIGTNTLTIHGGAALGAATHRIGPDHIEVGSFIGLAAVTRSELRITRAGVEHLRSILMGFERLGITCRIDGEDLVVPAEQSRRIREDLGGHVPKLEDQPWPAFPADVMSIAIVTATQCEGLILMFEKMFESRMFFVDKLISMGARIVLCDPHRVIVSGPSRLRGAKVESPDIRAGMAMLLAALCADGNSTINNAGQIERGYERVDERLNALGARITRVPAR
- a CDS encoding ribosome maturation factor RimP yields the protein MGFDLVELRRGGTSRRPVLDVRIDRRDGTKVTVDDCAHVSRALEPRLESSRLVGESYVLEVSSPGVERPLRHAADWRRFAGRRARVLSPALGGRIDVEVVGIESSEGSEVAVVRDLKGTEHRVALSDIKEARLVFVWNT
- the gatC gene encoding Asp-tRNA(Asn)/Glu-tRNA(Gln) amidotransferase subunit GatC, translating into MSVDERDVRHVAALARLGLDPSRTAALAQELNGILAHMEVLRAVDTTGIAPMAGPPGASRLLRSDEPSADPLRCPLDAFAPSSRDGFFLVPRLAAHEGTDA